From the genome of Phaeobacter sp. A36a-5a:
GGCATAAACAGCCTCGGAGGGCAGGAACATCAGCGCGCCATCCGCCGTTTCGCCCTCCAGTATGTATTTCTCTGAAATCGCCCGGATGTGGCCCCGCAATGCCGCCTTCAGCTGGCGCGCGGCGCTGGCGCGCTGCTCCGGGGTCTCGGCGTTGCGCAGCGCCTCATAGGGTTCCAGCGGAAATTTGCTGTCGATCACGATCGGACCGGGGGGATTGGGCAGATGGATCAGGCAATCGGCGCGCTTGCCGTTGCTCAGCGTGTGCTGAAAGGCATAGCTGTCAGAGGGCAGCGCCTTGGAGACGATATCATTCAGCTGGATTTCACCAAAAGCGCCGCGCGTCTGCTTGTTTGCCAGGATGTCCTGAAGCCCCAGGACATCACCCGACAGCTTCGTGATATTGTCCTGCGCCTTGTCAATCACCGCCAGCCGCTCCTGCAATTGAGTGAGCGAGGTGACGGTGCGTTTGGTCGACCCGTGCAGGCTCTCCTGCAAGCGCTCCTGCATCTCGGCCAGCGCGCGGGCCTGCCGCAGCGCGTTGTCGGAGAGACGGTCGTTGACCTGCTGCTGCACAGCGCCGAGCCGGGTCTCAACGGTCTGGATCATCTGCATCTGCGCATTGGCCTGCGCGTCGGAGACATGCTGTAGCCCGCCGCGCAACTGCTGAACGCTTTGTCCCAGATGAGCCATCTGCTGTGCGATCGGGGCCATGCTCGCGGCAGCGCGTGCATGGCTGCGCAGCAGCATGACGAGACCCACCATCATCAGACCACCAATCCCCAGAAGCACCAGCATCTGCGGCTCCGCGCGCTCCAGAAAGAGCAGGACCGACTCCATCAGCTCCGCCCGAACAGACGTTCGATATCGGCCAGTTTCAGCTCGACATAGGTCGGACGCCCGTGGTTGCACTGACCGGAATGCGGCGTTGCTTCCATTTCGCGCAGCAGGGCGTTCATTTCCTCGCCGCGCATCCAGCGGCCCGAGCGGATGGACCCATGGCAGGCAACCCGGCTGAGGATGGCTTCAATCTTGGCCTGAACCAGCTGGCTTTCGCCCTGATCATCCAGCTCATCAAGGATATCGCGCACCATCGCTGCGGCATTGACAGTGCCGAGTATGGCCGGGGTTTCACGCACAGCGATGGCGCCGCCACCGAAGGCTTCGATGCCCAGACCAAAGCGGCCCAGATCATCGGCCACCGCCAGGATACGGGCACAATCCCCCTCGCTAAGCTCGACGATCTCGGGGATCAGCAGGGCCTGCGCAGCGACGCCGGTCTCGGCCATCTGGCGTTTCAGCTTCTCGTAGACCAGCCGTTCATGGGCGGCGTGCTGATCGACGATCACCATACCGTCGGCAGTCTGGGCAATGATGTAGTTCTCATGCACCTGCCCGCGTGCGGCACCAAGCGGCAGATGCTCGGCCCCGGGCGCGGAGGTTTCGGGTCTGTCCGAGGGCTGACCCGGGGCCATCGCACCTTTGGGCGCCTCTGTCACACGGCCGCTATAGGCGCTGGCCAGCTCAGCAAAGCCGGGCGATACCGATTGCGCCGGATGAGCGGGAGCAGGCGCGAAGCTCTCTGGTTGCTGGGCTGCATAAGAAAGGCTGCGCGCGCCCATTGACGGCCGATCCATCTGGTAGATCCGCGGGCCGCCAGCGCCGGCCGGATCTGACGAGGTGGCTTCTGGGCGCATCGCCCCCAGGGTCGCGCCCGCAACCGTGGACGAGGCCCGATGACCGGCCTCCGCCAGCGCATGGCGCAGCGCTGAGACGATCAGACCCCGCGCCACACCGGGATCGCGAAACCGGACCTCGGACTTCGCGGGGTGGACGTTCACATCAACCAGCGCCGGATCGCAGTCCAGAAACAGCGCCGCTGCCGGGTGGCGGTCGCGGCTGAGAAAATCGAAATAAGCCGCCCTGAGGGCACCGGTCAGCATCTTGTCCTTAACCGGTCGGGTGTTCACAAAGAGGAACTGCGCCACCGCGGCGCCCCGCGAATAGGTCGGCAAGGCCGCATAGCCAAAAAGCCGGACCCCCTCTCGGGTGGCATCAATCTTGAGCGCGTTTTCCGCAAATTCGCGCCCCAGAACCGTCGTGAGCCGCCCGTGCAGCGCATCGAAAAGATCACCCGACAGCGGGTCCGCGCGAAAGGTCACCCGCCCCTCACCGCCGCCGGAGACATCACGCAAGGTAAAGCCAACCGATGGTTCCGCCATCGCCAGCCGCTTGATGACGTCGCCAATGGCCTGCGTCTCGGCGCGGTCGCTGCGCATGAACTTCAGCCGGGCGGGCGTGGCGTAGAACAGATCCCGCAGCTCAACCACGGTGCCTGCGCGCAGGGCGGCAGGTTTCACCGGCTCCATCTGGCCACCGGCGACGCGAATCCTCGCGGCCTCGTGTCCCTTGGCGCGGCTGGTAATGCTCAACCGTCCGACAGCGCCGAGCGATGGCAGCGCCTCACCGCGAAAGCCGAAGGTATGGATGTTCAGCAGGTCAGAGCCGTCGATCTTGGAGGTGGCATGTCTCGACAGCGCCAGCGGCAGATCTGCGGGTGCCATGCCGCAGCCATCATCGGTCACCCGGATCAGCGTCTTGCCACCATCCGCGATGTCGATGGTGATCCGAGAGGCCCCCGCATCAATGGCGTTTTCCACCAGTTCCTTGACCGCCGAAGCAGGGCGTTCGACCACTTCTCCCGCAGCGATGCGGTTGATGGCACTGTCATCAAGCTGCCGGATGATCGGTTGTGAACTGTCGCTGATTTGGGGGTCTGCATATGCCATGCCGCAATATTTAGCATGCCGCCGCGCGATTCTTCCAGCCGCAATCCGTCCTGTCGGGCGCAGTCAGCGGCCTGTTGATCAGACCCCTGCTGGCGCCCCGGCCCGGTGACGGCACGGGCCGAACCGTGCCGCAATCGCCAGCAACAGACCCGAAACCGTTGCGATCATCCCGGCGGCGCTTACGGCGTCCGCAGCGCCAAGCCAGAGCGGGCCATAGCCCGCCAGGACATAGCCGACAACCGCTGAAACCACGGCAAACCCGACGCTCCAGCCCAGCTGACCCTCCAGCTGGTTCGACATCATCCGCGCTGCGGCCGGCGGGCAGATGAACATCGCGATCACGATGATCGACCCCACCGCATCAAAGGCCGCAACGGCGGCGATTGCAGCAGTGATCACCAACCCCAGCCCCAACAGATCGGTGCGGATACCCAGCGTGCGGGCAAACCCCTCATCAAAGGTCGCAATCTTAAGAGGGCGCCAGAACAGAGCGATAAAGACGGTGACCCCGATCAAGGTCAGCCCCATGCGCAACAGCTCGGTCGGCAAATAGCTGAGCGCCACCGGATCCAGCAGCGATTCCCAGCCGGTGGCATCAAGCCAGATCAGGCTTTCGAGATTGCCGTAGAGCGCGTGTTCCACATCCAGATGAACCGCCGATGTATCGGTCTGCTCCAGCAGCAAGACCCCGCCTGCGAACATGGTGGTGAAGACCACGCCCATGGCGGCCCCCGGCTCGATCCGGCCAAGGCGGCGGATCAGTTCGATCACAACCACGGCAACGATGGCGGCTCCAGCGGCCCCCAGCATCATCGGACCCGCTGCGATCACCCCGGTCAGGAGGAAAGCAACAACGATACCCGGTAGAACAACATGGCTGATGGCATCGCCAATCAGCGCCTGCCGACGCAGCAGCAGGAAATTCCCCGGCAGCGCACAGGCGACGGCGGCAAAGACACCGATCAGCAGAGGTGTCAGGGACAACGGGACAAATTCAGCGCCGCTCATGGCAGAACCTCACGGGGGCCGCCCATGCGGCGGTCAATGTCGGAAATCTGGTCGGCAGTCAGAACCGTCTCTATCTCGCGCAGCCCATCATATAGCGCCGCTGCCGCCTCATGTGTCTGGTCGCTGCGCACCAGCGCCCAGCGATGTTCGTCTCGCAGCGCCTTGGCGGCGCGGGCGCGGCCCTGTTCCGTGGGCACCCCATCGGCGCGTAAGAGGCCACGCTGGCGCAGCAATCGCAGGGTCAGCGGCTCATAGATCACCTGATCCTGCGCCAATGCCAGCAGCCCCTGGCGCAGATGGACCCGGCGCTGAAACCGCCGATGGCGCAGCACAGCCGCCAGCACCCCGCGATTGGGAGCCAGCAGAAGCGACAGCGCAAAGAGGCCAAAGCTCATCAGGACGATGATAGGCCCGGTGGGCAGGTTCGGCGCCGATGCAGATACCGCCGCACCAAGATAGGCTGACAGCCCGCCGGCACCGCCAGCCAGCAGCACCACCAGATCGGACCGCTCGGTCCAGAACCGGGCGGTGACGGCCGGGATGATCAGCAGCGCCACGATCAGGATCAGGCCGACGATTTTCAGCCCGACAACGGTGACAGCCATCACCAGCCCCATCATCATCATGTCGATACGGGAGACGGAGACACCCTGTGACGCGGCGTACTCAGGGTCAAAGGCCACCAGGGTCATCGGACGCCGCAGCAGCAGGATCAACAGCAGCGTGGCCGCGCCACCTCCCGCAATCACCAGCGCATCGTTCCACAACATGCCTGCCGTAGAGCCAAGCAGGAACCCCTCCAGCCCGGCCTGACGGCCCACCCCCAGCGTCTGGATTACCGTCAGGATCACGATGCCGAACCCGAAGAACACGGAGAGCACGGCGCCAATCGCGGCGTCCTCGGCCAGACGGGTACGGCGGGTCAGCCAGTTGAGGCACCACAGCCCGGCCATCGCCGAGAGTGCCGACCCAAGGAGCAGACCGGCCAGATTGCGACCATCGCCGCCAAGCGCGACCATTACCAGAAAGGCAAGCCCGACACCGGGCAAGGTGGCATGGCTGATGGCATCGCTGACCAGCGCCCGTTTGCGCAGGAAAAGGAAGGTTCCGGTGATGCCGGCGGCGATGCCAAGCAATGTGGCGCCAATTGCGACCAGCGTCGCATTATAGCCCATTTGCAGCAGCAGGGCGTCCCAAAGCATCAGAATGGCCCGCCGCTCTGTGGGAGAATAGATCCGGGTGCCACGGCCAGCTGGTCAACCTGCGCAGTGGCCAACCGCCCGCCATAGGCGCTTTGCAGGGTTTCGGCGGTAAAGGCCTGTGCAACCGGACCCTCTGCGACTTTGCGTGTGTTGATCAGGAAGACATTGTCGAAATACTCGCCGACGGTGGCAAGATCGTGATGCACCACAACCACTGTCCTGCCATCTGCGCGCAGCTGTTTCAGCACCGCGATAATGGCCTTCTCGGTCGCGGCATCGACACCGGCAAAGGGTTCGTCCAGCAGATAAAGATCTGCTCCCTGAGCCAGCGCCCGCGCCAGAAAGACCCGTTGCTGCTGACCCCCGGACAGCTGGCCAATCTGGCGGGTGGCGAAATCGCCCATCCCGACACGGTCCAGGCAGGCCTGCGCCTCGGTGCGATGGCGTCCGGTGATGCGGCCCAGCAGGCCCAGCTCGCGGTAGAGCCCCATCATTACAACGTCAATCACCCGTGTCGGGAAATCCCAGTCGACGCTGGCCCGTTGCGGGACATAGGCAATGCGGGCCCGTTGGCTGTCCAGCGGCTTGCCAAAGACCTGCACCCGCCCTGAAATCGGCGGCACGATGCCAAGCGCGGCCTTCAGCAAGGTCGATTTACCAGCTCCATTCGGGCCGATGATGGCCGTCATCCGTCCCGGCTCCACTGTCATATCGACAGAGAAAACGGCTGGCTTCTCGCCGTAGGTTACGGTCAGCCCCCTGATGGCCAGCGGCGACCTGTCAAGGCTGTGGGTGATTCCCTCAGCGGCAGCGGGCGCGCCATTGTCGCGAGCCAGTTCCACGCTCATCTCATCGGTTCCCTTCAAAATCCGGCACCGGACAGGCGGCCGGACATGCCCTTAGGTGGCACCTTGGCGCCAAGAGCAGCCGCGATAGTGGTCATATTATGATCCAGCATCCCGACATAGGTGCCCTCATAGCTGCCATCGGCGCCCATCGCGTCGGAGAACAGCTCTCCGCCGATACGAACCTCATGACCTTGCGCCGCTGCCCCTTCGATCAGGGCACGCATCGAACGATCCGAAACCGAGCTTTCGACAAAGACGGCAGAGATCTGACGCGCCACCAGCATATCGACCAGCGCGCCAATGCGATTGAGGCCGGCTTCGGATTGGGTGGAGATGCCTTGAATGCCCAGCACCTCAAACCCGAAGTCACGGCCAAAATACCCAAAGGCATCATGCGCCGTGACCAGCACCCGATTTTCGACCGGCACCTGGGCCAGGATGTCGTTGCCGTAGGCGATGAGCTGATCCAGCTCTGCCAGATGCGCCGCTGCATTGGCGGCAAAAAGATCGGCCTGATCCGGACGCGCATCACTCAGCGCCGCCTGAACCTCTGCGACCATGTCCTTCCACAGGGCCGGGGTCATCCAGACATGGGGGTCATATTTATCTGCATAGGCGTCATGGCCGCGCAGCTTGTCCTTGTCCAGATGGTCGGCGACGGCAACCACCGTCCGTTTGCGCGCCAGATCGTGGAAGAACTCTTCCATCTGTGCCTCAAGATAGAGACCGTGCCACAGCACCAGATCTGCACGGGTCATCGCCACGATATCGGACCGTGTCTGCCGATAGGCGTGCGGGTCTACCCCGGGTCCCATCAGGGCGCGCACCTCGACTGCATCACCGCCAACCTGGCGGGCGGCATCGGCGATCATGCCGGTTGTTGCCACCACTTTCAGCGGGGCATCCGCCCGCGCAGCAGAGCCGTCTGAGCTGCCGAACGTCGTGGCAACGAGCCCGACAAAGGCCATCACAGCAGCCAGCACCAGCTTGTGGGCGATCTTCATTGATGTGCTGAGCGTCGAACGCATGGAGCTGATCCTCTAATTGTCATCTGACATCAATAAGAGCGCTCAGCGATGTCCTGTCAATGAAAATGCGACTTATTCGCAAGAAGAAATGAGAACGGTTCGCAAAAATAGATAATTTTTTGTCCAAACAGTCAAAATTTTACCCCAGACAACCCTGCCCTTGCTTGCCAAGCTTGGGTGGTCGTGCGATTTTCGCACCGAACTCGAATGAGGATTCCCGGCATGGAAAGCCAAATTGCAGAGCACACCGCGCAGCTGCCGCAGGTGGGCGAACCGCGTAACCCCGGCATGGAGCTGGATCTGGACTGGGCGCTTGGGGTTGAGGCAAACACCTCCGCCATCGAGCGTCGCTGTGCCACGCTGCCAGGTCGGCGCAGCGTCAAGAAAGACTATCAGGCGGCCTGGCTGCTGAAGGCGATCACGCTGATTGACCTGACCACACTCTCCGGTGACGACACCGTGGGGCGTGTGCAACGGCTTTGCGCCAAGGCGCGCCAGCCTGTGCGCAGCGACCTGATGACCGCGCTCGGCATGGAGCCGATCACCACCGGCGCGGTCTGCGTCTACCACGACATGATCGAAACCGCTGTCGACGCGCTGGAGGGCACGGGTATTCCGGTGGCCGCCGTGTCTACGGGTTTCCCCGGCGGCCTGTCGCCGTTTCACCTGCGCCTCGCCGAGATCGAAGAAAGTGTGAAGGCCGGGGCCAAGGAGATTGATATCGTGATCTCCCGTCGTCACGTGCTGTCCGGCAATTGGCAGGCTCTCTATGATGAGATGAAAGCCTTCCGCGAGGCCTGTGGCGACGCCCATGTAAAGGCCATCCTCGCCACCGGAGAGCTGGGCACATTGCGTAACGTTGCGCGTGCCTCGCTGATCTGCATGATGGCGGGTGCTGATTTCATCAAGACCTCGACCGGCAAGGAAAGCGTCAACGCCACGCTGCCGGTCAGCCTGGTCATGATCCGCGCCATCCGCGACTATCACGAGCGCACCGGCTACCGCGTTGGCTACAAACCCGCTGGTGGGATCTCAAAGGCCAAGGATGCGCTGGTATATCTTTCGCTAATCAAGGACGAGCTGGGCGACCGCTGGCTGCAGCCGGATCTGTTCCGCTTTGGCGCGTCCAGCCTGCTGGGCGATATCGAACGGCAGCTCGAACACCATGTCACCGGCGCCTATTCCGCCGGCTACCGCCACGCGCTGGCCTAACCTTCAGATGCCACCCCCGGATGCCTGAAAGGCCTCCGGCCCGCTTCCGGATCCGGGCAAGCAGCGACAGACACAAGGCTCGACACATGACTATCAAAGAGATTTTCGACACCATGACCTATGGCCCCGCCCCCGAAAGTGCAGCTGAGGCGCTGGCCTGGCTGGTGGATCAGGGCGCCCGGTTCGGCCATTTCATCGACGGCGACTTCACCGCACCCGGCGACGGGTTCGACAGCAAGAACCCGGCAACCGGCGAGGTTCTGGCCACATTGACCCAGGCCAGCCAGTCGGATGTCGACAGCGCTGTTGCCGCGGCGCGCAAGGCGCAGGGCAAATGGGCGGCCCTAGGCGGCGCCGGCCGCGCACGCTATCTCTATGCCATCGCGCGGCTGATGCAAAAACACGCGCGCCTGTTTGCGGTTCTGGAAACGCTGGATAACGGCAAGCCAATCCGCGAAAGCCGCGACATTGATGTGCCGCTGGCGCAGCGCCATTTCTACTATCACGCAGGCATGGCCCAGCTGATGGAAAGCGAACTTCCCGACCGTGAGGCGCTGGGTGTCTGTGGGCAGATCATCCCTTGGAACTTTCCGCTGCTGATGCTGGCGTGGAAGGTCGCGCCGGCCCTGGCCATGGGCAATACTGTGGTGCTGAAACCTGCGGAATACACCTCGCTTACCGCCCTGCTGTTTGCTGATATCTGCCGTCAGGCGGGCCTGCCCAAGGGTGTTGTGAACATCGTGACAGGCGATGGCGCCGTGGGGGAGATGATCGTCGGGGCCGAAGTCGACAAGATCGCCTTTACCGGGTCCACCGCCGTCGGCCGCCGCATTCGCGAAGCCACCGCAGGCAGCGGCAAGGCACTGACGCTGGAGCTGGGCGGCAAATCTCCCTACATCGTCTTTGACGACGCCGATATCGACTCCGCCATTGAAGGTCTCGTTGATGCAATCTGGTTCAATCAGGGACAGGTCTGCTGCGCCGGCTCGCGACTTCTTGTTCAGGAAGGCGTCGCCGACCGTTTCCACAGGAAACTACGCGCACGGATGGACAAGTTGCGCATCGGCAATCCGCTGGACAAGAGCATCGACATCGGCGCCATTGTCGACCCGGTGCAGCTGACCACCATCAGCGAGATGGTTGCCGCCAATTCGGCCGGCCGCATGTATCAGGCGCAGATCGATGTGCCGGAGCGCGGGTGTTTCTACCCGCCCACCCTCATCGAAGGTCTGGCGCCCTCCGACACGCTGATGCAGGAGGAGATCTTTGGTCCGGTTCTGGTATCGACCACCTTCCGCACCCCATCCGAGGCTGTAGAACTGGCGAATAACACCCGCTACGGTCTGGCGGCGACGCTCTGGACTGAAAACGTCAATCTCGCGCTGGACATCGCCCCCAAACTGGTTGCCGGCGTGGTCTGGGTCAATGCAACCAATCTCTTTGATGCGGCCGCAGGATTTGGCGGCACCCGTGAAAGCGGCTTTGGCCGTGAAGGCGGCTGGGAAGGGCTTGGCGCCTACACCAAGCCAAAGGGCAAGGTCAAAGCTCTTGACCAGATCAAGGGTTTTGACGGTGAAGGTGCACCGGTTGATGCCGTGGACCGCACCGCAAAACTCTATATCGGTGGCAAGCAGGCGCGCCCGGATGGCGGCTATTCCAAAGCCATCCATGGCAAATCCGGCGCGCTGCTGGGCCACGTTGGCCTCGGCAACCGCAAGGACGTTCGCAACGCCGTGGAAGCCGCAGCCGGGGCCAATGGCTGGGCCAAGACGACGGGCCATCTGCGCGCGCAGATCCTTTACTACATCGGCGAAAACCTATCTGCGCGGGCTGGCGAATTTGCCGATCGGATCGACCGGATGACCGGCAAGTCCCAAGGCGCGCAGGAGGTCGAAACCTCGATCCAGCGCCTGTTCACCGCCGCTGCCTGGGCCGACAAATACGACGGGCAGGCCCATGGTGTGCCAATCCGCGGTGTGGCCCTGGCGATGAAGGAACCTGTTGGGGTGATCGGCGCACTCTGCGCGGATGAGGCCCCCTTGCTGGGCCTGATCTCGGTGCTGGCACCCGCCATTGCCATGGGCAACCGCGTGGTCCTGGCCGCATCCGAGGCCTACCCGCTGGCGGCGACCGACTTCTATCAGGTGCTGGACACATCCGATCTGCCCGGTGGCGTCGTCAATATCTTGACCGGCCGTCACGCCGAACTGGCCGAACCGCTGGCCGCCCATCTCAATGTAGATGCGGTCTGGAGCTTCTCCTCCTCTGACCTCTCCGCCGCGATCGAGGCTGCCTCCGCCGGTAATCTCAAGCGTACATGGGTCAACAATGGCATGGCGCTGGACTGGGCGTCGGACCACAGCCGCCGCTTCCTCGAAGCCGCAACCGAGGTAAAGAACATCTGGATCCCCTACGGCGAATAAGCCGATGGGTGCAGCCCAAAGGGGCTGCACCCGTCATATCCTGCAAAAAGGGCGCTACCAGAAATGGTAGCGCCCTTTTTTCCGTTTGATATACCGCCAGCCCAGCTCAGTTGGTGGATTGCAGACCTTCAGGACGACCCACCACGATGAAATGCAGCTGATCCGGCAGCAGGATCTCCGCTGCCACCTTGTTGATCTCGTCCAATGTCACTGCATTCACCTTGTCATTGCGGGTGGCGACGTAATCAATGGGCAGGTCATCCATCTGCATCCCCGCCAGAATGGACGCGATCCGGCTATTGCCATCAAAGCGCAGTGGGTAGGCCCCGGTCAGATAGGTCTTTGCATCCGCCAGTTCCTTCTCCGTTACACCCTCGGCTGCCAGCTTCGCCCATTCGGTCTGGATCACCTCAACCGTCTCGGCGATCTTGCCATTGGCCGAGGCGACGGAGCCCATGTAGACAGCACCAAGATCACGCGGAACCAGGTAGCTGTAGACACCGTAGGTGAGGCCGCGTTTCTCGCGCACCTCCGACATCAGGCGGCTGTCAAAAGATCCCCCACCGAGGATCTGGTTCAGCAGATAGGCCGCAAAATACCGCGGGTCGTCGCGTTTGATGCCGATATGACCGAACAGCGCCACCGATTGTGGCGTGTCGTAGTCAACAACGGTCACGCCCCCTTCGATGGTGACATCTGCCGGTCCTGGAATTGGCGCGCCTTCCGCTGGCAGATCCGCCAGCAAAGTATCGAGAAGCGCTCCCAATTCCGCCTCGGTGATATCCCCCACCGCCCCGACGTAGAGCCGGTCGCGGGCAAAGACCGCTTCATGCGCATCAAACATGTCCTGTCGGGTGAGGGCGGTCACGCTCTCGATGGTCCCGTTTCCTTCGGTGCCGTAGGGATGATCGCCAAAAGCCATCTGCGAGAACACCCGCCCGGCAATGTCATTGGGATCTTTCGCATCGGAACGCAGTCCGGCGAGGACCTGCGCACGCACCCGGTCCAGTGCATCCTGATCAAAGCGCGGCTCGTGGATGGTCTGACGCAGCAGATCAAT
Proteins encoded in this window:
- a CDS encoding M16 family metallopeptidase codes for the protein MKAIKLITAAMAVCFLALPVWAEVKIKEVTSPGGITAWLVEDHSIPFTALELRFRGGTSLDKPGKRGATYLMAGLLEEGAGPLPAQDYARALESLAAGFSYDADKDTVSISAQFLSENRNRAIDLLRQTIHEPRFDQDALDRVRAQVLAGLRSDAKDPNDIAGRVFSQMAFGDHPYGTEGNGTIESVTALTRQDMFDAHEAVFARDRLYVGAVGDITEAELGALLDTLLADLPAEGAPIPGPADVTIEGGVTVVDYDTPQSVALFGHIGIKRDDPRYFAAYLLNQILGGGSFDSRLMSEVREKRGLTYGVYSYLVPRDLGAVYMGSVASANGKIAETVEVIQTEWAKLAAEGVTEKELADAKTYLTGAYPLRFDGNSRIASILAGMQMDDLPIDYVATRNDKVNAVTLDEINKVAAEILLPDQLHFIVVGRPEGLQSTN